Genomic DNA from Methanosarcinales archaeon:
TAATATTCAATTCCCAGAGGATAATAAAAAGGTTTTGTAGAGAAAATTAATGATCCTGATAGAATATCTTGATTCCGGCTGCAGTATTGGCAAGCAGCTGCTGTGCCAGCTCCTGGGTTGGCCATGAGCCCAGGCCGCAATCAGGTCCTGCATATTTTATACAACCATCAAATATCTCATGGATATTACCTAGCCTTTTGGCTATTACTTCAGGTGTTTCCATCCGGGTGATAACCTCAGGGAGTTTATCCTGTTCTTTCCAGACATTGGTATTATATTTTTCATTTAGTACAGCTGTCAGTCCGAATATGTCAGTACGGGCTATACCCACCCTTAGAAATGTATCTGATGCTTCCAGGTCCTTGCGGTCGATAAGTTCCAGATATGATGGGTTAGCCGCAGATTCAACTCCGATAACATTAATGGTCGGAACCTCACACACCAATTTATAATTTAAGGGGGAATGGAGGTGTATCTCGGTATCTATACCATGCTCGTGTGCAGTCTCGCCTGCAATGGTAAGGGCCTGGATAATATAGTCATCGCTATGCATGATCTGGGGGTGTATTCCAATACTGGGTTCGTCGATAGAGACTGTTTTGACCTGAATGTCGCTGTGCTGTTTTATGGAATTCTTTATAAACCTGTCAATACTTCTGGCAAAGGTAAGCAGGATGTCCCCATATGATGTACTTCCGAACTCTTGCTGGTATAATTCAATGGGTCCTGTAACACACACCCTGATCTTCAAAGGCTCCCCGTTTTGCTCTTTATATTTTTTAGCAAGGTCAGAAATGGCTTCAAGTTCCAGTATCTTTGCCTCGGACTTTTTGACCATTAACGGTGATTCAGTGCATTTCGGATTATCGATGATTCTGAGGAACTGCCTGTTCATATCCTGAAACTGGGGATATGTGGGTACTTCCACTCCTGCAGTTATTTTCTGTTCCATTGCCTGTGAAATGATCTCGAATAAACGTTCATCCTCGTTCCTGGTCGATACGGCCTGTTCAATCCATTCCCTTGAAACACCAGCAGGAAGAGGGAAGCTTCCAATATCATCATAAATTATTTCAAAATCCATTACGACCACATATGATATATCTTATGTAAATAATACTATTGCCAGATTAATAAAGACTGTTTGATTTAAACAAGTTTACTTGATTTAAATGAAAGGATATTTTTTGGGTACTCTTATATATATGTATGCAATGTAAATCCCGAATGAGCCAAAAAAGGAGTGAAAATAATGAATTTAATCGAGGAAGCACAAAAAGGTAATATTACAGAAGAAATGAAGGAAGTGGCTGTGGCAGAAGGAGTGGAGCCGGACTTTGTAAGAAGGGGAATAGCTGCTGGTAGGATAGTCATTCCGATTACACCTTACAGGGACATCAAATATTGTGGAATAGGTAAGGGTCTTCGCACAAAGGTCAATGCTTCAATAGGCACATCATCAGATATCTCAGACATCGATATGGAAATCGAGAAAGCAAAAGTTGCTGAAGCTGCGGGTGCAGATACCCTTATGGAACTTTCCACTGGCGGAGATTTTCTCGATATAAGAAAACGTGTAGCAGATGCCATCTCGCTTTCAATAGGTTGTGTTCCTCTGTATCAGGCATTCATTGAAGCTGCCAGGAAATATGGATCAGTGGTGGATATGAAAGAGGACGAGCTCTTCAAAGCCACCGTGGATCAGGCAAAGCTGGGTACGAACTTCATGGCAATTCATACAGGTATTAACCGGATTACAGTAGACCGGTTAAAAGCCCAGGGCCGGTACGGAGGACTCTGTTCCAGGGGCGGCTCTTTCATGACTGCCTGGATGATCCATAATGAAAAGGAAAATCCCCTGTACAGCGAGTTCGATTACCTGCTGGAGATCATGAAGGAACATGAAGTTACCCTGAGCATGGGTAACGGGATGCGTGCCGGCGCAGTACACGATGCTACTGACCGGGCCCAGATCCAGGAACTTGTAATTAATTCAGAACTCTCAGACATAGCACACGAGGCTGGTGTCCAGGTAATAGTGGAAGGTCCGGGACATGTACCCATTGACGAGATCAAGACCAATGTGACCCTGATGAAACGCATGAGCGGTGAAAAACCGTTCTATATGCTGGGTCCGCTGGTATCTGATGTGGCGCCAGGATACGACCATATTGTCACCGCGATCGGAGCTTCCATATCCAGTGCTGCAGGTTGCGATTTCCTTTGCTACGTTACACCTGCCGAGCATCTGGCTCTCCCTAACGTGGAAGACGTAAGAGTGGGCGTCATCACCTCAAGGATAGCTGCACATATCGGTGACATGATCAAACTGGGCAAGCGCGATCAGGATCTGGAAATGGCCCGGGCCCGCAGGGACCTGGACTGGGAGAAGATGTTTTCACTGGCCATTGACCCTGAACATGCCAGGGCGATCAGGGACAGCAGGGCACCTGAGGATAATGAAGCATGTACCATGTGCGGGGAATACTGCGCCCTTAAAATCGTAAAAGAGAATTTTGATATTGGGAAATAGGAATTTTTAGAGACTGCCCCTCGATCGGGTAGTCTATTTTCTTGTTAGATTATTTTATCATTTCTCGGATTTTTTCGGCAGTCTTGGTTATCTCATACAATCCCATTCCGAATTTTATGTCTGGTCATATGATTTCTTTGTCAGGGATTCAACTTGTTTTTGACTACCTCGTCCTTTTCCCATTTTATTTATCGTTTTGGACAAAGTTTGTTAGGATCATTATTATCATCTAAAGTATATTAAATATTATTCGATAGGTTTATACTTATAGTTTTCATTCCAAGTACGAATTATAGAGGAATACTAGCTAATAAAGGAAAGGATATTATATGAAAAGTAAAGTGGTTTTGGCTTATTCAGGCGGTCTTGATACATCAGTATGTATCCCGATTCTAAAAGAATATTATGACTTTGAATATATTATTACTGTGATAGTTGATGTCGGCCAGCCTGAGGACGATGTGAAAAATGCTGAAAAAAAGGCCAAATTGATCAGTGATAAGAATTATACAATCGATGCCAACGCCGAATTTGTTAACGATTACATTTTTCCGCTTATTAAGGCCAACGGGAATTATGAGGGTTACGTACTGGGGACAGCAATAGCACGGCCCCTTATTGCTAAAAAGGTGCTCGAAGTGGCAAATTCTGAAAATGCGCAGGCAATTTCCCATGGCTGTACAGGGAAAGGTAATGACCAGTTAAGATTTGAAGCTGTCTTTCGCTCATCTGATAAGAAGATACTTGCTCCCATGAGGGATATGAACCTGACCCGTGAATGGGAGATCGATTATGCTTTAAAGCACAATATCCCGGTTTCTGTAACAAAGGAGAAGCCGTGGAGCATTGATGAGAATATCTGGAGCCGCAGCATTGAAGGCGGCCGGCTGGAAGAACCGGATTATATTCCGCCTGAGGAGATCTACGAATGGACCCAATCCCCTGAAAATGGGCCTGAAGCCGAAATTATCGAGATCGGATTCAGGGCGGGAATTCCAATATCCTTGAATGGTACTGAAATGGATGGCGTTGCCCTGATAAAGGAACTTAACAGGATCGGCGGAATTCATGGTGTGGGACGAACCGATATTATCGAGGACAGGATTCTGGGCCTTAAAGCCAGGGAAAATTACGAACACCCGGCAGCCACTATACTGTTGACTGCCCACAAGGACCTTGAAAAGCTGGTTCTTACAAGGCGTGAATTGAGTTTTAAAGGACGAGTCGATGAGGAATGGTCTGAATTGGCATATATGGGACTGGTGGATGAGCCGTTGTATAGCGATCTAAATGCATTTATAGATAGCACACAAGCCCATGTAGAGGGAATGGTTAAGCTCAAACTGTATAAGGGATGTGCAACCGTAGTTGCCAGGCATTCACCCTATATGCTGTATTCGACAGACCTGGTCTCATTCAATGAGTCCTGCATTGACCAGAAGGATGCTGAAGGGGTGGCCAAATATCACGGATTCCAGGGTAGACTGCATCAGAAGGTAAAGAAATAAGGATTATATTATCGGACTACACAACAGTCCCCCTTCACAGAAAATCTTATAAATCATGACCATACTTTATTTTATTCAGAGTTGGTATGAAAATTGTATTAAGTCAAAGTGCATAATTTTTATATTAATTCTTTTTTCGTTAAATGGAGGGTTAATAATGTCAAAACTTGCAGTTGTATATCTAAGTACTCAGGGAAATACTAAAATTATGGCTGAAGCAATAGCTGATGGTGCAAAATCGAGGAATATGGATGTAGAAATTAAGAGTTTCTATGATTGGAAACCCGAAGAGGCTGCGGCCGCTGATGCGATAGCTATAGGTTCTTCCACATTTCATTATACCATTCTTCCACCTATAGAAAAATTCATAGATACGATGGTAAAGACAGGAATTAAAGGAAAAGTAGGTGTAGCATTTGGCTCATATGGGTGGAGCGGTGAAGCCCCGGGAATGATCGCAGATAAGATGCGAAAAGGGGGAATGGAAATATTAGATCCGGTACTGAGGGTACAATATAAGCCGGGTGATAAGGATATCAAAGAGTGCAACCGGTTAGGTAAGGATATTGCCGAGAAACTCAAGAAAGGATAACTAATCGATAGGTAAAAGTGGGATTGTGGCATATTTTATAGATATGCCCAACCTTCTTGAAGAATCATTAAAAGCAGCTCCTATCGTTAAACGGGGGGAATACCATTATTTTATTCACCCTATTTCAGATGGTGTACCATACCTGGAGCCCAGTCTATTAGAAGAGGTCACAGACAGGATATTAGCAGTAGCAGAACCAGGATTCGATAAGATACTTACTATTGAAGCTATGGGAATCCATATTGGAACCGCCCTTGCACTAAACACTGGTATACCTCTCTCAATTATCAGGAAAAGACCTTATCATCTTCCCAATGAAGTTGAGATCGACCAATCTACAGGTTACTCAAAAGGCAAACTGTTCTTGAACGGAATATCTAAAGGAGATCGTCTGATTATTATCGATGATGTGATCAGCACCGGGGGCACGATGAAAGCAGTCTGTTCGGCTGTTGAAAAGATCGGTGCAGTAATCTGTGATGTGGTGGTAGTAATTGAGCGGGGTGCAGGGGCTGAGCAGTTCAGACGTACGGGATATCCGCTTAAGACCCTGGTGAGACTTGAAGTAGATTCGAAAGGCGTGAAATTAATTTAATTAATTTTCTTCAAATATGAACAATTCTTCTATATCAAGCAGTTTTGATTTCGACCTGGACAGGGTTGTTGGATTAATAGAAAAATCAGGTGCCAGCACCGTAGGGCTCCAATTTCCTGAAGGGTTTAAAAGGCTTGCGTTCTCAATTGTCCGGGAAGTTAAGAACCGGACATCAGCTGATGTAATTATTTCCGGGAATCCGTGTTACGGGGCATGTGATATCGATATGGCAATTATGGATTCTGTGGATATACTGTTCCATTTTGGCCATTCTGAATTAGAAGGTGGGCTTGATAATGTTATATATATTGAAACACCCTCAAAAGCCGATATTAGACCGGTTGTGGAAAAAGCAGCAATCGAATTGGGATCAGGTACTCTTGGGTTATTGACAACTGTACAGCATGTTCATCAAATGGAAGAGACAAGATCTATCCTGGAATCAAAAGGGATTACCTGCAAATTTGGCCCTGGTGATTCCAGGATAAAATATCCGGGTCAGCTGCTCGGATGCAATTTTTCAGCAGCAGATGTGGAGTGCGACCAGTATATGTACATTGGATCTGGCAAGTTCCATCCACTCGGAGTAGCAATTGCAACCAAACGAAAGGTCTTGGCAGCCGACCCTTTTACAGATACAATAGAATGGATTGACCCGGAAAGGATATTGCGTATTCGATATGGGATAATTACAAAATGCCTTGATGCTAAAATCTTTGGGATTATCGTATCAACCAAGATCGGGCAGAACAGGGAGATGCTGGCAGAAGAACTGGGACGATTAGCTGAAAAACACAACAAACAATACCTCATAATATCACTGGATAATATCACCCCGGATGCACTGTTGCAGTTCAAGGTAGATGCTTTTGTAAATACCGCATGTCCACGCATTGCAATAGATGATTCAAATCGGTACAATATACCTATACTTACACCAATGGAGTTCGAGATCGTGCTTGGGGAGCGGGATTGGGACCAGCTGGTATTTGATGAGATCAGGGATGATACGTAAGGTTATTAAATATTGAATATAATGTGAGATTGAGGTGACTTCGATGTCCAAATATAAAAAAAGAGATATGGAACGAAAAGGCGATCGAAAACAGGAAATTCTTGAAAAAAAACTGATTGAGAATAATCTTGAATCTTTGACAACATCGGAAGGGGAAATTGCTGAGTTGCCTGAAGAGGAGTAATACTTTTTGAAAATACGGGTTAAGGTCCTGGCCGGTGGGGTTAATGAAAAATCTATTGATGTTGAACAGGGAAGCACTTATTATGATGTGTTAGCCTGTCTTAAGATAAATCCGGAGACCGTTATTATCATGGTGGACGGGAGGCCTGTTCCAATGGATGAGATGGTATCTGCTGACTATCTTGAAATATTAAGAGTCGTATCAGGCGGATGAATCTGGTAGTTGGTTTTCTTTTACCTATCCTCTGATGATCTCCCAACCTGACCTTAACACCTGCCTGTTGGTAACGAATCTGACAATGGGCGGAAATATCCGAACTGGGGTGATAGCAGCTGATGCACTCATGTCCCAATCCAATATTGACCTGGTAAAATCCGGAGTGAATTGGAAATTCTGCCCCATTTGCGACGACCCTTTAACAGCATGAAGGTACCCTGTAAGAATACCTGTAAGTCCTGGGTCTTCCATGCCGTAAGTGGTATCAATTGAGAGATGCCTGAACCTGATAGTGGTGAGTAGTTCTCTGAAAAACCTTAATAGCGGTTTTATAACATTGTGGGATTTAATTAGTGGGATTTTTCGGGTTTTCTTAGATTCCGGGGGTTCTTTAGTATCTGCGGATTCTTCAGTATCTTGTAGTTTGGCAGTATCTTTGGTTATTGTTGGTTTTTGTTTATGCTGGAAACTGATCATTCTATGGCTGAAAAGCAGGATGTCGGTTTTTTCATCCTTCAATGAATGTCTTAATTTGATTATCAGCCATTTGATAGATATCCTGCCGTCGATTGTTCCTCTGAATCTATTAGATTCGACATGGACTATTACCGGAAACAGCAAAAGACCCAGGACTATTAATATCAATGCAATGAGAATCCCGGGTATCAGCTGCCAGGTCATACAATCCTGAATTGGAATGTCTTATTTATTCCTCAGTTTGTTCGGATTTTGCAGCCTTTCTCTCTTCCATTACTGATTTACATTTATCCATCACATCTGGCAAAACATCGGCTAGTTGGGCCAGCGTACCTTTATCTTTAATGGTAAGCAGTTTGATGTCGTCCTGGGTCATCACAAGAAAAGCCACGGGTGTGATTACAGCTCCACCGCCGCCGCCGCCGCCTGTACCTTCATCTTTGCCGTTTTTCTTACCTTCTCCACCGCCGCTGCCAAATCCAAAACTTACCTTTGTGACAGGAATTATCGTTCTGCCGTCAAGTGTAATATGTTCTCCCACAACGGTCTTTGTGGAAATCATCTCACTGATTTCTTCGGTAATTGTCTTTATCATTTCTTCAACTATCATCGATTACAACCCCTTGTTGAAGTAAAATTAAACGTGATTATATTTGTAGTATTTGGTCAACTGGTAATTGAAAAGTCCCAGGATATTTTTTCATGTATAGTTCTGAAAATATTTCGAATCAGATTTTGCCAGTAAATATCAGGCCAAGAAGATTTTTTAAAGAGGCTCAAAGCTCAGAAACGGATCAATCCATCACGACATCTTACAATAATCGTTGAAGCAGCAGTAATGTGATAAATAGCCCCTTTTTAAAAGTGTTTCTCGATAAATCGAGTTTCTCTGCAATTGCCCTTGTTCCCATTTTGGGATTTCGCTTCTTTAAGTTCCTTATTGTTATCCAATCTTCCACTAAGATCATCCCCCAAAACCTCCTACAATAAAGCAGGAGTATTTTAATAATAGGGTGGGTCAATTTTTGGTGGGAATTTTCATAAATATCGATTTTCCGATTATTAAAAGCAATTTGTTGGTATAAACCAGAAAAAATACAGATAATTTTAAAAAAAAATGGGATAATCAGAATCCCTTTAACTTCCATTTTTGCTTATTTTTCTAATTTGTTAATTCAACACCTAGTTATCTGTTTGTCATAATGTCTGTGTTTGTCATGTCTGTGTTCGTCGTGATCCTCGTGTTCTTCATCGTCTTCATCTGCATCATCATCATCGGGTGCTGGATCAGGTGCTGGTTCTGGCTCAGGTGCCGTATGATGGCACTGGCCATCGCAGGCGCTGCTATCGGGTCCGTAGCTCGGTAATGCTGAAGCTGCCGGTATTGCAACAATAGCTAATACCATTACTACCAGCAATCCACTAATAAAATATTTCTTTTTCATTTTATTTCCTCCATTCTCTAGTTTTATGGATTTGATTTACACATTATCGCACCCCTAATTTTGAGTGCGAAAATATAAAATTAATAATATATGGACATGGATATAATAATTATGACCATATGTTTCTCAATTATGGGAAAAACAAAAATTTTGAATGATTCAACTTAAAGGTCATGTCTCCGATCAATTGAAAATATTTGATATGTGGAACGGCAAGAGCCACCGGGTATGATAAAGATACTATTTGCAGATGGCTGACATTGCAGGAACACATTGTAAAGAAGTTACCGATTACTTTTTTCAAGAGCTTGAGCTTGGCCAGGTGTAAATAGATGAGATATGGTCATATAAAAAAAAGGAAAAAAAGTGACTGATGACAATCCTGATGAATATGGTGATGTTATGCACTAACAGCAAATTTCAAATGTTGCATCCTTCATAGATGGATATTTTAATTTCTTAATTTTCAGTACCTCACTAAAAAACCTCATTGATTCATTCATCTGATACACCCTACTGAGGACTTAACTTTTAATCTATGTCTCACCCATTCTTCAATAAGAAGAATAAAGACAAAGCCATACATTTTTAAGAAGAAATGAGATCATGCATAAAAATATCTAACCGTTGTATTTTTGGATGATGTTCTTGGTTAATAGCCAAAAAAATTATGGGATTTAGATGAAAAACCAGGAATGGATATATTCCCTAAAAAGCAGAGTTAAGGTTTTATAATATAATATAAGTATAAATTTAAAGGTTGTGGGATATATGTTTAATAATTATGGTAAATGTGGTAATGCTTGTCAGATATGCATGCATTTTGACTTGACTTGCCGGGGTTGTCTAGCTGAAAGCGAAGATAATCCTGATACTTACAATTGTGTCATCTTCAATTGTGCTACAAATAAAAATGTCCAATCATGTCTTAGTTGTATTGATTTCCCCTGTGATCTCATTGAAAGCCTCTCAAGGGATTATTGCCCCATACGCAGCAAAAAACATTTACAAGTTCCATAGTGAATTTTATTTTTACATAATCAAACAGATGGATGAATGATATTTGATTAAGAGCTACGGTAAATGTGGTAATGCATGCGAGTTATGCATACATTATGATTTATCCTGTAATGGTTGCTTAGCTGAAAACAAAGATAAGTCTAAAATTTACAATTGTATCATCTTCGATTGTGCTACTGATAAAAAAGTTCAATCATGTCTCAGTTGTATTGAATACCCATGTGATCTTATCAGAGGTCTTTCAAGGAGTTATTGTCCAATACATAGTGTGAAATTCGTAAGGTTTCACAGAAAAAAATAATTTTTCATTCAGGTTTCATATTAATCTTAAAATATCAAGAGTAACAGCTGATTGCAGAGGCAAGAATTTCCATCCCTGCTTCACACGGCTATCCGAAGAAGTATGACTATGAATACAGGCTTAGCGGTGTATGTAATATTTTTCTCGCTGTAAGCTATCGGCGCATGGTGTAGATAACCGAAAAAAAAGCGGTACTGGGTTTATTTTCTTGAAGAGATTGCAGATCAATACAAACCGAGCATAGGACAAACATCTTCAGCCCCAACCACGCCACCCCGTAATAAAATTGCGGGGCATCCGTGCACATTTTGGATTGTTAGCCATTAATCAAGTCTATTTTTAATTATTTTCGCAATTCTTATGGCTTCTTTTTTGCTTTTACCTTTTTCGTCTGTGACCGCCAAATTTACGTGATTATTATTATAAACAAACAATATTCGAGTTTTTTGGATATCTGTATTTGTGTCAGTGTGTGTCAGAACAATCCCCAATGTGTGGATCGCCCCAATTTATATCAATACCTGATCCAAGTTCGCCCACGAATTCGATAATAAATTCTTCTTTGGAAGTACCCTTTAAGTTGGTAATATATTCTATCGTTGTAGAAGGATTCGAATCGTATTTATATAAGATAATTCTCACTACTCGGCCTGATTGATCCGTCCAACGCGATTTTTCCCCGACATTTCGATAACCTATTGGCAGAGTGGCTCCATAAGTCAGATCGGTCAGATTACCAAATACATATAACGTGTTTTTTGGAACGGCAAAAAAATGATAATTAGGATCTAACGTAAGTCCCCGAACATCACTCTGTATAACAATCGAATCGGTTGTTTGATCATCAGATTCCTGATTATTCTGGTGGCTCGCTGGAGTGTCAGTATCTGTTTTTTCTTCACCGATACAACCAGCAATAAAAACAATGCCCACAATTAAAATGCAGGTCAGCAATAAATTTCTTCATGGATTGCCCTTTGATGTAATCTTTTATTTTGAGTTTCATTCCATTTCACTTCTTTTCAGTCACTATACCCCGTACTTGAAGGATATGGGGCTTGTTAACGTTTTTTGGCATATAATGGTTTTTATTTAAATCCTCAGATTAATGTAAATATCTTTGACATCTTGCATGATTTTACTATTTCGAAATACCATTATTAAATATTTACCACATCACAACTCTATTATTTTATATCCCTGTGATATGACTGCAAAGATCTAACATCAATGCGCTTTTCCCGGGTAGCTCTAATACCTCTGGCAGCAGCCAGT
This window encodes:
- a CDS encoding methionine synthase, encoding MDFEIIYDDIGSFPLPAGVSREWIEQAVSTRNEDERLFEIISQAMEQKITAGVEVPTYPQFQDMNRQFLRIIDNPKCTESPLMVKKSEAKILELEAISDLAKKYKEQNGEPLKIRVCVTGPIELYQQEFGSTSYGDILLTFARSIDRFIKNSIKQHSDIQVKTVSIDEPSIGIHPQIMHSDDYIIQALTIAGETAHEHGIDTEIHLHSPLNYKLVCEVPTINVIGVESAANPSYLELIDRKDLEASDTFLRVGIARTDIFGLTAVLNEKYNTNVWKEQDKLPEVITRMETPEVIAKRLGNIHEIFDGCIKYAGPDCGLGSWPTQELAQQLLANTAAGIKIFYQDH
- the thiC gene encoding phosphomethylpyrimidine synthase ThiC gives rise to the protein MNLIEEAQKGNITEEMKEVAVAEGVEPDFVRRGIAAGRIVIPITPYRDIKYCGIGKGLRTKVNASIGTSSDISDIDMEIEKAKVAEAAGADTLMELSTGGDFLDIRKRVADAISLSIGCVPLYQAFIEAARKYGSVVDMKEDELFKATVDQAKLGTNFMAIHTGINRITVDRLKAQGRYGGLCSRGGSFMTAWMIHNEKENPLYSEFDYLLEIMKEHEVTLSMGNGMRAGAVHDATDRAQIQELVINSELSDIAHEAGVQVIVEGPGHVPIDEIKTNVTLMKRMSGEKPFYMLGPLVSDVAPGYDHIVTAIGASISSAAGCDFLCYVTPAEHLALPNVEDVRVGVITSRIAAHIGDMIKLGKRDQDLEMARARRDLDWEKMFSLAIDPEHARAIRDSRAPEDNEACTMCGEYCALKIVKENFDIGK
- a CDS encoding argininosuccinate synthase is translated as MKSKVVLAYSGGLDTSVCIPILKEYYDFEYIITVIVDVGQPEDDVKNAEKKAKLISDKNYTIDANAEFVNDYIFPLIKANGNYEGYVLGTAIARPLIAKKVLEVANSENAQAISHGCTGKGNDQLRFEAVFRSSDKKILAPMRDMNLTREWEIDYALKHNIPVSVTKEKPWSIDENIWSRSIEGGRLEEPDYIPPEEIYEWTQSPENGPEAEIIEIGFRAGIPISLNGTEMDGVALIKELNRIGGIHGVGRTDIIEDRILGLKARENYEHPAATILLTAHKDLEKLVLTRRELSFKGRVDEEWSELAYMGLVDEPLYSDLNAFIDSTQAHVEGMVKLKLYKGCATVVARHSPYMLYSTDLVSFNESCIDQKDAEGVAKYHGFQGRLHQKVKK
- a CDS encoding FprA family A-type flavoprotein; translated protein: MSKLAVVYLSTQGNTKIMAEAIADGAKSRNMDVEIKSFYDWKPEEAAAADAIAIGSSTFHYTILPPIEKFIDTMVKTGIKGKVGVAFGSYGWSGEAPGMIADKMRKGGMEILDPVLRVQYKPGDKDIKECNRLGKDIAEKLKKG
- a CDS encoding purine phosphoribosyltransferase family protein, whose product is MPNLLEESLKAAPIVKRGEYHYFIHPISDGVPYLEPSLLEEVTDRILAVAEPGFDKILTIEAMGIHIGTALALNTGIPLSIIRKRPYHLPNEVEIDQSTGYSKGKLFLNGISKGDRLIIIDDVISTGGTMKAVCSAVEKIGAVICDVVVVIERGAGAEQFRRTGYPLKTLVRLEVDSKGVKLI
- the dph2 gene encoding diphthamide biosynthesis enzyme Dph2, which produces MNNSSISSSFDFDLDRVVGLIEKSGASTVGLQFPEGFKRLAFSIVREVKNRTSADVIISGNPCYGACDIDMAIMDSVDILFHFGHSELEGGLDNVIYIETPSKADIRPVVEKAAIELGSGTLGLLTTVQHVHQMEETRSILESKGITCKFGPGDSRIKYPGQLLGCNFSAADVECDQYMYIGSGKFHPLGVAIATKRKVLAADPFTDTIEWIDPERILRIRYGIITKCLDAKIFGIIVSTKIGQNREMLAEELGRLAEKHNKQYLIISLDNITPDALLQFKVDAFVNTACPRIAIDDSNRYNIPILTPMEFEIVLGERDWDQLVFDEIRDDT
- a CDS encoding MoaD/ThiS family protein, which encodes MKIRVKVLAGGVNEKSIDVEQGSTYYDVLACLKINPETVIIMVDGRPVPMDEMVSADYLEILRVVSGG
- a CDS encoding DUF2953 domain-containing protein, encoding MTWQLIPGILIALILIVLGLLLFPVIVHVESNRFRGTIDGRISIKWLIIKLRHSLKDEKTDILLFSHRMISFQHKQKPTITKDTAKLQDTEESADTKEPPESKKTRKIPLIKSHNVIKPLLRFFRELLTTIRFRHLSIDTTYGMEDPGLTGILTGYLHAVKGSSQMGQNFQFTPDFTRSILDWDMSASAAITPVRIFPPIVRFVTNRQVLRSGWEIIRG
- a CDS encoding sporulation protein, producing MIVEEMIKTITEEISEMISTKTVVGEHITLDGRTIIPVTKVSFGFGSGGGEGKKNGKDEGTGGGGGGGAVITPVAFLVMTQDDIKLLTIKDKGTLAQLADVLPDVMDKCKSVMEERKAAKSEQTEE
- a CDS encoding DUF3795 domain-containing protein codes for the protein MHFDLTCRGCLAESEDNPDTYNCVIFNCATNKNVQSCLSCIDFPCDLIESLSRDYCPIRSKKHLQVP
- a CDS encoding DUF3795 domain-containing protein, giving the protein MIKSYGKCGNACELCIHYDLSCNGCLAENKDKSKIYNCIIFDCATDKKVQSCLSCIEYPCDLIRGLSRSYCPIHSVKFVRFHRKK